One stretch of Streptomyces sp. NBC_00443 DNA includes these proteins:
- a CDS encoding CocE/NonD family hydrolase encodes MGHHRKALRTTAVGAVSATLIAGSALGLAPVAQAAPNSVRFVDIAGDGGTTLKANVVTPAGADGTRSYPLLVMPTSWGLPQVEYFAQAQKLANSGYVVVSYNVRGFWQSGGEIEVAGPPDIADASKVIDWALANTPSDAQHIGMAGVSYGAGISLLAAAHDKRVRAVAALSGWADLIGSIYAGRTQHLQAAGLLDGASLVTGRQSAELRQIFDDFYASDLSREQDIINWGKKRSAATYVDQLNKSGAAVMMANAWGDTVFQPNQYADFYEKLTGPKRLEFRPGDHATAELTGLFGLPNDVWTDTERWFDHYLKGEDNGINGELPVQLKSRSAGGYEGYPDWKSVGATNKKIALGGSTTIRTNVNSGADGGVVFLSSILDQVAQLPPMASIPLLPRLWAAVWQSEKYATAQRVRGTAKLHTTVTPTKESGTLVAYLYDVGPLGLGKLVSNAPYTFHGRTPGKPFGVDLELYSTAYDVPAGHRLALVVDTVDPLYIEHNPSGARLTFSSPANDPSYVSIPLREQ; translated from the coding sequence GTGGGACACCATCGCAAGGCCCTGCGTACGACCGCCGTGGGCGCCGTCTCCGCGACTCTGATCGCCGGTAGCGCCCTCGGGCTCGCCCCCGTAGCCCAAGCCGCCCCGAACAGCGTCCGCTTCGTCGACATCGCCGGCGACGGCGGCACCACCCTCAAGGCGAACGTCGTCACACCGGCCGGCGCCGACGGCACGCGCAGCTACCCGCTGCTCGTCATGCCCACGAGCTGGGGCCTGCCCCAGGTCGAGTACTTCGCACAGGCCCAGAAGCTCGCGAACTCGGGCTATGTCGTCGTCAGTTACAACGTCCGCGGCTTCTGGCAGTCGGGCGGCGAGATAGAAGTGGCGGGCCCGCCCGACATAGCCGACGCGTCCAAGGTGATCGACTGGGCGCTCGCCAACACCCCGTCCGACGCGCAGCACATCGGCATGGCGGGCGTCTCGTACGGCGCCGGCATCAGCCTGCTGGCCGCCGCGCACGACAAGCGGGTCAGGGCGGTCGCCGCCCTCAGCGGCTGGGCCGACCTCATCGGCTCGATCTACGCCGGCCGCACCCAGCACCTCCAGGCCGCCGGACTGCTGGACGGCGCGAGTTTGGTCACCGGCCGCCAGAGCGCCGAACTCCGGCAGATCTTCGACGACTTCTACGCCTCCGACCTGTCCAGGGAACAGGACATCATCAACTGGGGGAAGAAACGTTCGGCCGCAACATACGTGGATCAACTCAACAAGAGCGGCGCCGCGGTGATGATGGCCAACGCGTGGGGCGACACGGTCTTCCAGCCCAACCAGTACGCGGACTTCTACGAGAAGCTGACCGGCCCCAAGCGCCTGGAGTTCCGCCCGGGCGACCACGCGACCGCCGAGCTGACCGGCCTGTTCGGCCTGCCCAACGACGTGTGGACGGACACCGAACGCTGGTTCGACCACTACCTCAAGGGCGAGGACAACGGCATCAACGGCGAGCTGCCGGTCCAGCTCAAGTCCCGTTCCGCGGGGGGCTACGAGGGCTACCCGGACTGGAAGTCGGTCGGCGCGACGAACAAGAAGATCGCCCTGGGCGGCTCCACCACGATCCGCACGAACGTCAACTCGGGCGCGGACGGCGGAGTCGTCTTCCTGTCCAGCATCCTCGACCAGGTGGCCCAGCTGCCCCCGATGGCCTCGATCCCGCTGCTCCCCCGGCTCTGGGCGGCCGTGTGGCAGTCCGAGAAGTACGCCACGGCCCAACGCGTGCGCGGCACGGCGAAGTTGCACACCACCGTCACACCGACCAAGGAGAGCGGCACCCTCGTCGCCTATCTGTACGACGTGGGCCCGCTCGGCCTCGGCAAGCTGGTCAGCAACGCGCCGTACACCTTCCACGGACGTACGCCCGGAAAGCCGTTCGGCGTCGACCTGGAGCTGTACTCCACGGCCTACGACGTCCCGGCAGGGCACCGGCTGGCCCTGGTCGTCGACACGGTCGACCCGCTCTACATCGAGCACAACCCGTCCGGCGCACGGCTGACCTTCTCCTCACCGGCGAACGACCCGTCGTACGTGTCGATTCCACTGCGCGAGCAGTGA
- a CDS encoding amino acid ABC transporter ATP-binding protein yields MAGDPLIELRDVNKYFGDLHVLQDISLTVGKGEVVVVIGPSGSGKSTLCRAINRLETVQSGTIKLDGQPLPAEGKALARLRAEVGMVFQSFNLFAHKTVLQNVSLGQVKVRGRKKDEADRRSRELLERVGVADQADKYPAQLSGGQQQRVAIARALAMGPKVMLFDEPTSALDPEMINEVLEVMRQLAEDGMTMIVVTHEMGFARSAANRVVFMADGRIVEDRSPEEFFTDPSSERARDFLSKILHH; encoded by the coding sequence ATGGCTGGCGATCCACTGATCGAGCTGCGTGACGTCAACAAGTACTTCGGGGACCTGCATGTCCTGCAGGACATCAGCCTCACCGTCGGCAAGGGGGAGGTGGTCGTGGTCATCGGCCCCTCGGGATCGGGGAAGTCGACGCTGTGCCGGGCCATCAACCGGCTGGAGACCGTTCAGTCAGGCACGATCAAGCTCGACGGGCAGCCGCTGCCCGCCGAGGGAAAGGCACTCGCCCGGCTGCGCGCCGAAGTCGGCATGGTCTTCCAGTCCTTCAACCTCTTCGCCCACAAGACGGTCCTGCAGAACGTCTCGCTGGGCCAGGTCAAGGTCCGCGGGCGCAAGAAGGACGAGGCCGACCGGCGCTCCCGCGAACTCCTGGAGCGCGTCGGCGTGGCCGACCAGGCCGACAAGTACCCCGCGCAGCTCTCCGGCGGCCAGCAGCAGCGCGTGGCCATCGCCCGGGCCCTCGCGATGGGGCCCAAGGTGATGCTGTTCGACGAGCCGACCTCCGCACTCGACCCCGAGATGATCAACGAGGTCCTCGAGGTCATGCGTCAACTCGCCGAGGACGGCATGACGATGATCGTCGTCACCCATGAGATGGGCTTCGCCCGCTCGGCCGCCAACCGCGTCGTGTTCATGGCCGACGGCCGCATCGTCGAGGACCGCAGCCCCGAGGAGTTCTTCACCGACCCCAGCAGCGAGCGTGCCCGGGACTTCCTCTCGAAGATCCTCCACCACTGA
- a CDS encoding DUF6278 family protein, with protein sequence MKIPFLGSRRAKRGAPDPEGIAELLAECELLRSHASRAGVELDDTTASLEAVDQLVPRWREDEEILPWLGNDAGLYLGTVIVRTVPGAAWKIRPDGQPVVRLASGREFDVVASGQEWAASGVPELSQLYAEVAEA encoded by the coding sequence ATGAAGATCCCTTTTCTGGGCAGCCGGCGTGCGAAGCGCGGAGCCCCCGACCCCGAGGGCATCGCCGAACTCCTTGCCGAATGTGAACTCCTGCGCTCGCACGCGTCACGCGCGGGGGTCGAACTCGACGACACCACGGCCTCGTTGGAGGCGGTCGACCAGCTGGTGCCACGCTGGCGGGAGGACGAGGAGATCCTGCCATGGCTGGGTAACGACGCCGGTCTGTATCTCGGCACGGTCATCGTGCGCACCGTGCCCGGAGCCGCCTGGAAGATCCGGCCGGACGGTCAGCCGGTCGTAAGACTCGCGTCCGGCCGTGAGTTCGATGTCGTAGCCTCGGGGCAGGAGTGGGCCGCGAGCGGTGTGCCCGAGCTGTCGCAGCTGTATGCGGAAGTCGCGGAAGCGTAA
- a CDS encoding SGNH/GDSL hydrolase family protein produces the protein MRRRVWSSAVVLAVFAVLVPGVSAQAAPERRAGPLPLERLFDNTAVSDDARPAEADFDGAGGSLSAQALAAAGWTPGRALTVQGARLTWPKRQPGEADNVQAAGQDVKVQGRGDALAFLVAGTDGFDVGGAGTVSYAGGARSTYNLTAPDWRTGPLATKAVALSHINTPNGQLAERARLYVITVPILAGREVASVRLPQASGLHVFTLAVRAPATGWTGSWAAATGGYPTVGPWTDRTLRLVVHTSAGGPRVRLRFDNTFAAAPVRVGGATVAVQAAGAAAKGTPVRVLFRGAAGVEIPAGAQAYSDPLGFQVPADSNLLVSFHLPGTVPAAPVHRLAQQRSYVSAPGDHTADVSASAYPTVLTSWPLLTGVDVSGGPGSVVLLGDSITDGEKSTTDANRRWPNVLATRLLNQTVVPRYGVLNQGISGNRVVSDRYPGDGVSTDTAGVSALNRFDRDVLAQTSARTAVVFEGINDVRWGTTAEQVIAGLRAIADRGHARGLRMLAATILPCEGEARCTAAVDAERAAVNQWIRSGAAFDGLLDFDAVARDPARPSRLLPAYDSGDYLHPGDAGLAALARSVDLRALVR, from the coding sequence TTGCGCCGACGTGTGTGGAGTTCCGCGGTCGTCCTCGCTGTCTTCGCGGTCCTGGTGCCGGGGGTTTCCGCACAGGCCGCCCCCGAGCGCAGAGCCGGGCCGCTCCCGCTGGAGCGGCTCTTCGACAACACGGCCGTCAGCGACGACGCCCGGCCCGCGGAGGCGGACTTCGACGGGGCGGGCGGCTCGCTGTCCGCACAGGCCCTGGCGGCCGCCGGCTGGACACCCGGCCGGGCGCTGACCGTGCAGGGAGCCCGGCTGACCTGGCCGAAGCGGCAGCCGGGTGAGGCCGACAACGTCCAGGCCGCCGGACAGGACGTGAAGGTGCAGGGGCGGGGTGACGCCCTCGCGTTCCTCGTGGCGGGCACGGACGGTTTTGATGTCGGCGGCGCGGGGACGGTGTCGTACGCCGGCGGCGCCCGTTCGACCTACAACCTGACCGCCCCCGACTGGCGCACCGGCCCGCTCGCCACCAAGGCGGTGGCCCTGTCCCACATCAACACGCCGAACGGCCAACTCGCCGAGCGGGCGCGGCTGTACGTGATCACCGTGCCGATCCTGGCGGGGCGCGAGGTCGCGTCCGTACGGCTGCCGCAGGCGAGCGGGCTGCATGTGTTCACGCTGGCGGTACGGGCCCCGGCCACCGGCTGGACGGGGAGTTGGGCGGCCGCGACCGGCGGCTATCCGACCGTGGGCCCGTGGACCGACCGAACGCTGCGCCTGGTGGTGCACACCTCGGCGGGCGGGCCGCGGGTGCGGCTGCGGTTCGACAACACCTTCGCGGCGGCGCCGGTGCGGGTCGGCGGGGCCACGGTGGCGGTGCAGGCGGCCGGCGCGGCGGCGAAGGGGACGCCGGTCCGGGTGCTCTTCCGGGGTGCGGCGGGCGTCGAGATCCCGGCCGGGGCACAGGCGTACAGCGATCCGCTCGGGTTCCAGGTGCCGGCGGACAGCAATCTGCTGGTGAGCTTCCATCTGCCCGGGACCGTGCCGGCCGCGCCGGTGCACCGGCTCGCGCAGCAGCGGTCGTACGTGAGCGCACCGGGCGACCACACGGCGGACGTCTCCGCATCGGCCTACCCCACGGTCCTGACCAGCTGGCCGCTGCTGACCGGTGTCGACGTGAGCGGCGGGCCGGGGTCCGTGGTGCTGCTGGGGGACTCGATCACCGACGGCGAGAAGTCCACGACGGACGCCAACCGGCGGTGGCCCAATGTGCTCGCCACACGACTGTTGAACCAGACTGTGGTCCCGCGCTACGGGGTGCTCAACCAGGGAATCTCCGGCAACCGTGTGGTCTCCGACCGGTACCCCGGTGACGGGGTCTCCACGGACACGGCCGGAGTGAGCGCCTTGAACCGCTTCGACCGGGATGTCCTGGCCCAGACCTCGGCGCGTACGGCGGTGGTGTTCGAGGGCATCAACGATGTGCGCTGGGGCACGACCGCGGAGCAGGTCATCGCCGGGCTGCGGGCGATCGCGGACCGGGGGCACGCGCGGGGGCTGCGGATGCTGGCGGCGACGATCCTGCCGTGCGAGGGAGAGGCGCGGTGCACGGCCGCCGTCGACGCCGAACGGGCCGCGGTGAACCAGTGGATCCGCTCCGGCGCCGCGTTCGACGGCCTGCTCGACTTCGACGCGGTGGCACGGGACCCTGCGCGGCCGTCCCGGCTGCTGCCCGCGTACGACAGCGGGGACTATCTGCATCCCGGGGACGCGGGGCTCGCCGCGCTGGCCCGGTCGGTGGATCTGCGGGCGCTGGTGCGGTGA
- a CDS encoding exodeoxyribonuclease III encodes MRIATWNVNSITARLPRLLAWLESSGTDVLCLQEAKVAEDQFPFDPLRDLGYEAAVNATGRWNGVAVLSRVGLKDVVKGLPGDPGFDDVVEPRAISATCGPIRVWSVYVPNGREVDHPHYAYKLQWFEALKAAVAGDAGGSRPFAVMGDYNVAPTDDDVYDVAAFEGLTHVTPAERAALASLRESGLSDVVPRPLKYDHPYTYWDYRQLCFPKNRGMRIDLVYGNEPFAKAVTDSYVDREERKGKGASDHAPVVVDLDV; translated from the coding sequence ATGCGCATCGCGACCTGGAACGTGAACTCGATCACCGCTCGCCTGCCGAGGCTCCTGGCCTGGCTGGAGAGCAGCGGCACCGATGTGCTGTGCCTCCAGGAGGCCAAGGTCGCCGAGGACCAGTTCCCGTTCGACCCGCTGCGCGACCTCGGCTACGAGGCGGCGGTCAACGCGACCGGCCGGTGGAACGGCGTGGCGGTGCTCTCCCGCGTCGGCCTCAAGGACGTCGTCAAGGGCCTGCCCGGCGACCCCGGCTTCGACGACGTCGTCGAGCCCCGCGCCATCTCCGCGACCTGCGGCCCGATCCGCGTCTGGTCGGTGTACGTGCCCAACGGCCGTGAGGTGGACCACCCCCACTACGCCTACAAGCTCCAGTGGTTCGAGGCCCTCAAGGCGGCCGTGGCCGGCGACGCGGGCGGCAGCCGCCCGTTCGCGGTGATGGGCGATTACAACGTGGCGCCGACGGACGACGACGTCTACGACGTTGCCGCCTTCGAGGGGCTCACCCACGTCACCCCCGCCGAGCGCGCCGCCCTCGCCTCCCTGCGCGAGTCCGGCCTGTCCGACGTGGTCCCGCGCCCCCTCAAGTACGACCACCCGTACACGTACTGGGACTACCGCCAGCTCTGCTTCCCCAAGAACCGCGGCATGCGCATCGACCTGGTGTACGGCAACGAGCCGTTCGCCAAGGCGGTCACCGACTCGTACGTGGACCGCGAGGAGCGCAAGGGCAAGGGCGCCTCGGACCACGCGCCGGTGGTCGTGGACCTGGACGTGTAG
- a CDS encoding MBL fold metallo-hydrolase produces MKLTKKSHACVRLEKNGQTLVLDPGGFSEDDAALGADAILVTHEHPDHFDEGRLRAAMEANPAAGIWTLGSVAEQIAAAFPGRVHTVGHGDTFTAAGFDVQVHGELHAVIHPDIPRITNVGYLVDGGKVFHPGDALTVPDRPVETLMLPVMAPWNKIAEVIDYVREVKPQRAYDIHDALLTDLARPIYDRQIGGLGGAEHLRLTPGDSAEV; encoded by the coding sequence ATGAAGCTCACGAAGAAGTCGCACGCCTGCGTCCGGCTCGAGAAGAACGGGCAGACGCTGGTTCTCGATCCCGGCGGATTCAGCGAGGACGACGCCGCGCTCGGCGCGGATGCGATCCTCGTCACGCACGAGCACCCCGACCACTTCGACGAGGGGCGGCTACGGGCGGCCATGGAGGCCAACCCGGCCGCCGGGATCTGGACGCTCGGCTCCGTCGCGGAGCAGATCGCGGCGGCGTTCCCGGGGCGTGTGCACACGGTCGGACACGGCGATACCTTCACCGCCGCCGGCTTCGACGTCCAGGTGCACGGCGAACTGCACGCCGTCATCCACCCGGACATCCCGCGCATCACCAACGTCGGCTACCTCGTCGACGGCGGCAAGGTCTTCCACCCCGGCGACGCCCTCACCGTTCCCGACCGCCCGGTGGAGACGCTGATGCTGCCGGTCATGGCCCCCTGGAACAAGATCGCGGAGGTCATCGACTACGTCCGCGAGGTCAAGCCGCAGCGCGCCTACGACATCCACGACGCCCTGCTCACCGACCTGGCCCGGCCGATCTACGACCGCCAGATCGGCGGACTCGGCGGCGCGGAGCACCTGCGCCTGACGCCGGGGGACTCGGCGGAGGTGTGA
- the pcaDC gene encoding bifunctional 3-oxoadipate enol-lactonase/4-carboxymuconolactone decarboxylase PcaDC, which yields MSETPPNTLQYRFDGPEDAPVLILGPSLGTTWHMWDRQVPELTQQWRVFRFDLPGHGGAPAYPAGSVAELTDRLLATLDGLGVQRFGYAGCAFGGALGIELALRHPERLASLALIAASPRFGTADEFRQRGVIVRTNGLDPIARTSPDRWFTSGFAAAQPAITEWAVQMVRTTDPGCYIAACEALASFDVRPQLGGVAVPTLVLVGSDDQVTGPAEARTLVAGIPDARLAVVPGASHLVPVEQPAAVTDLLVRHFSTAWQPAYDSTTGQMAIVAAPVKPVLSASPSQPAPVAEIAPAVVAPQTTGRPDPYDAGIKVRREVLGDAHVDRALAQADEFSGDFQEFITRYAWGEIWDRPGLDRRSRSCVTLTALVAGGHMDELAFHTRAALRNGLTPDEIKEVLLQAAVYCGVPAANTAFKVAQQVIREETTPQE from the coding sequence GTGAGTGAGACACCACCGAACACCCTGCAATACCGCTTTGACGGGCCAGAAGACGCTCCGGTCCTGATCTTGGGTCCCTCACTGGGCACCACCTGGCACATGTGGGACCGCCAGGTCCCCGAGCTGACCCAGCAATGGCGGGTGTTCCGGTTCGACCTGCCGGGGCACGGTGGCGCGCCCGCGTACCCGGCGGGCTCCGTGGCCGAGCTCACCGACCGGCTGCTCGCCACCCTCGACGGCCTCGGCGTGCAGCGCTTCGGCTACGCGGGCTGTGCGTTCGGCGGCGCACTCGGCATCGAACTCGCCCTGCGCCACCCGGAGCGCCTCGCCTCGCTCGCGCTCATCGCCGCCTCGCCCCGGTTCGGCACGGCGGACGAGTTCCGCCAGCGGGGCGTGATCGTGCGCACGAACGGCCTCGACCCCATCGCCCGCACCTCGCCCGACCGATGGTTCACCTCCGGTTTCGCGGCCGCGCAGCCCGCCATCACCGAGTGGGCCGTGCAGATGGTGCGCACCACCGACCCCGGCTGCTACATCGCCGCCTGCGAGGCGCTCGCCTCCTTCGACGTACGGCCGCAGCTCGGCGGCGTCGCGGTGCCCACGCTCGTCCTCGTCGGCTCGGACGACCAGGTCACCGGCCCCGCCGAGGCCCGCACCCTGGTCGCCGGCATACCGGACGCCCGTCTCGCCGTCGTGCCCGGCGCCTCCCACCTCGTGCCGGTCGAGCAGCCCGCCGCCGTGACCGACCTGCTGGTCCGGCACTTCTCCACCGCCTGGCAGCCCGCCTACGACTCCACGACCGGGCAGATGGCCATCGTCGCCGCCCCCGTGAAGCCGGTCCTGAGCGCCTCGCCCTCGCAGCCCGCGCCCGTCGCCGAGATAGCCCCCGCCGTCGTGGCACCGCAGACGACGGGACGGCCGGACCCGTACGACGCGGGGATCAAGGTCCGTCGTGAGGTGCTCGGCGACGCGCATGTCGACCGGGCGCTGGCTCAGGCGGACGAGTTCTCGGGGGACTTCCAGGAGTTCATCACGCGCTACGCCTGGGGTGAGATCTGGGACAGACCCGGGCTCGACCGGCGCTCCCGCAGCTGTGTCACCCTCACCGCCCTGGTCGCGGGCGGCCACATGGACGAACTCGCCTTCCACACCCGCGCCGCCCTGCGCAACGGCCTCACGCCGGACGAGATCAAGGAAGTGCTGCTGCAGGCGGCCGTCTACTGCGGCGTGCCGGCGGCGAACACCGCCTTCAAGGTCGCCCAGCAGGTCATAAGGGAAGAGACCACTCCGCAGGAGTGA
- a CDS encoding transposase has product MFKLAKDSAVKARTQAINQLRAVLVTADPALRERLSSLGNAELLRTCARLSLRDGDDEDAAAQATHITLSLPAQRIEQLTGQIDELNQRLTRLVERHAPQPLIPVGIGPDSAFTLLITMGDNPERLNTEASFAALCGVSPIEYSSGRRSSRRLNHGGDRQANAALHGIVFTRLRFDPRIQAYYERRTQEGKTRREIIRCLKRYAARAVYNLVKTVSTEPQS; this is encoded by the coding sequence ATGTTCAAACTCGCCAAGGACTCCGCCGTCAAGGCCCGCACCCAGGCGATCAATCAGCTCAGGGCCGTCCTGGTCACAGCCGACCCCGCCCTGCGGGAGCGGTTGTCGAGCCTGGGCAATGCCGAGCTGTTGCGCACCTGCGCGCGCCTCAGCCTGCGCGACGGGGACGACGAGGACGCCGCGGCCCAGGCCACCCACATCACCCTGAGCCTGCCGGCCCAGCGCATCGAGCAGCTCACAGGGCAGATCGATGAGCTGAATCAGCGCCTGACCCGGCTCGTCGAACGCCACGCCCCGCAACCGCTCATACCGGTGGGCATCGGCCCGGACAGCGCCTTCACGCTCCTGATCACTATGGGAGACAATCCCGAGCGGCTGAACACCGAGGCGTCCTTCGCCGCTTTGTGCGGGGTCAGTCCCATCGAGTACTCGTCGGGCCGGCGGAGCTCGCGTCGGCTCAACCATGGCGGCGATCGGCAAGCTAATGCGGCCCTGCACGGCATCGTGTTCACTCGGCTGCGTTTCGATCCGCGCATCCAGGCGTACTACGAACGCCGCACCCAGGAGGGCAAGACCCGACGTGAGATCATCCGATGCCTCAAGCGATATGCCGCCCGAGCGGTCTACAACCTGGTCAAGACGGTATCCACCGAACCCCAGTCATAG
- a CDS encoding cold-shock protein, which translates to MAQGTVKWFNAEKGFGFIAQDGGGPDVFAHYSAINSTGFRELQEGQAVTFEITQGQKGPQAENINLT; encoded by the coding sequence ATGGCTCAGGGAACTGTGAAGTGGTTCAACGCGGAGAAGGGCTTCGGCTTTATCGCCCAGGATGGCGGCGGCCCGGATGTCTTCGCGCACTACTCCGCGATCAACTCCACAGGCTTTCGTGAACTCCAGGAGGGCCAGGCCGTGACGTTCGAGATCACCCAGGGCCAGAAGGGTCCGCAGGCCGAGAACATCAACCTGACCTGA
- a CDS encoding MerR family transcriptional regulator — protein sequence MTADDTLGRLDDDDYPAYTMGRAAEMLGTTQGFLRAIGEARLITPLRSAGGHRRYSRYQLRIAARARELVDHGTPIEAACRIVILEDQLEEAQRLNAEYRRAANPANQTAAA from the coding sequence ATGACAGCAGACGACACGCTCGGCCGTCTCGATGACGACGACTACCCCGCCTACACCATGGGCCGGGCCGCCGAGATGCTCGGCACCACACAGGGCTTCCTCCGCGCCATCGGCGAAGCCCGCCTTATCACCCCACTCCGCTCCGCAGGCGGCCACCGCCGCTACTCCCGCTACCAGCTGCGCATCGCCGCCCGGGCCCGGGAACTCGTCGACCACGGGACCCCCATCGAGGCCGCCTGCCGGATCGTCATCCTCGAAGACCAGCTCGAGGAAGCCCAGCGCCTCAACGCCGAATATCGCCGCGCCGCCAATCCAGCGAACCAAACGGCAGCAGCATGA
- a CDS encoding SCO5918 family protein, whose protein sequence is MRCVIARFPFELTKGGVLESMKGVKPEPVTGESVIIGRRHYPLKQVGQVITRQDRRDFSAAEVLRAMTQLGFTCRTLPKAAPPGILGSLQHASAMLGTPVTV, encoded by the coding sequence ATGCGTTGCGTCATCGCCCGCTTCCCCTTCGAGCTCACCAAGGGCGGCGTGCTGGAATCGATGAAGGGCGTCAAGCCCGAACCGGTCACCGGCGAGTCGGTGATCATCGGCCGTCGCCACTACCCGCTCAAGCAGGTCGGCCAGGTCATCACCCGACAGGACCGCCGTGACTTCAGCGCCGCCGAAGTCCTCCGGGCCATGACACAGCTTGGCTTCACCTGCCGCACCCTCCCTAAGGCCGCGCCTCCGGGCATCCTCGGCTCGCTGCAGCACGCCTCCGCGATGCTCGGCACCCCCGTCACGGTCTGA
- a CDS encoding CBS domain-containing protein: MTLVQMQPRPVDVNPVHRTVAEVMDAAGPQVCDDMTVEVALAVMAAARTGQLLVCDEDGQCTGLVTQTELTAVRDSSAYTDRVRLREILGDPGSFTSPVTTMAEAEHAMRTRRLGVLPVVDEQGSALGILALSH, from the coding sequence TTGACGCTGGTTCAGATGCAACCCCGCCCGGTGGACGTCAACCCCGTGCACAGGACGGTGGCTGAGGTCATGGACGCGGCCGGACCGCAGGTCTGTGACGACATGACCGTCGAGGTGGCGCTGGCCGTCATGGCCGCCGCCCGCACGGGTCAGCTGCTCGTCTGCGACGAGGACGGCCAGTGCACCGGCCTGGTCACCCAGACCGAACTCACCGCCGTCCGCGACAGCTCCGCATACACGGACCGCGTCCGCCTGCGCGAGATCCTCGGCGACCCCGGCTCGTTCACCTCACCCGTGACCACGATGGCCGAAGCCGAGCACGCCATGCGCACTCGTCGGCTCGGTGTCTTGCCGGTGGTCGACGAGCAAGGCAGCGCGCTGGGCATCCTCGCCCTCTCCCACTGA